The Pygocentrus nattereri isolate fPygNat1 chromosome 1, fPygNat1.pri, whole genome shotgun sequence genome window below encodes:
- the arhgef1a gene encoding rho guanine nucleotide exchange factor 1a isoform X2 has translation MSRVADLSKVRQERMREITLRNKEKERMREREREAREREARYSNGHLFTTLTVSSTTLCSACNKSITAKEALSCPTCNVTIHNRCRDALPNCVKMKQRQQKLALMRNSSTYGGTVTLRNKTHLKERPSSAIYPSDSLRQSLLGSRRGRSSLLLSKSVSTNNIAGTLSDDSPLGLRRILSQSTDSLNFKSRTMSMESLNDDGELYYNSMLEGLDVEGPDFEADSWSMAVDSTYLQAHRKDVIKRQDVIYELIQTELHHVRTLRIMECVFRRGMLEEVQLEPGVVHALFPCLERLLTLHIRFLNQLLDRRRQCLQPSSGHNFTINHISDLLVQQFSGQCADEMRKAYAEFCSHHLKAVKLYKELLARDKRLQYFIRRVSRVPLLRRHGFQECILLVTQRITKYPVLVQRILDNTKDNAEEAAGLAQSLALIRELLSSVDQQVLELERTQRLQEIRSRLDSRAETKLRSGALFRPAELLRRQLIHDGTLLWKTSSSRLKDVQVLLMTDILVFLQEKDQRYVFASSDKSAVVSLQHLLVRDIANQERGLFLISSEFSPPEMYELHAASKDDRNTWIRHIAQAVSSCPSRDEFPLIETEDKALLRRLKADIQQKDREVLELLQERVTLFSDLAEVMGGHEVMLPPNSRNVFRADTPQAPRGEQLLTQAITEVDRLTELLLGSGLEVSLACSSNGHHNHTGALVINGQEVLVNGSQETASSQDGNGNQVEDRTPSEEMSQRLVNLSAQLHALQGAVIRQDSILEFCLRESSVSPAAAGARPVRSLSRDGGSDVGSVGELALLQRQHSLLQEELVRLRGAEGKLKDSERARAQLEKQLRDLKSNTAVLGDSTAAAASQAPSQRKESETDPNMDTPLVSHASVDQLDCLQDCSDVDVDVISDDDDDDDDDEDVKVSPRSESPRDLQDIPEEGESAPEPREREASHC, from the exons AATAAGGAGAAAGAgcggatgagagagagagagagggaggcacgGGAGCGAGAAGCACGCTACAGTAACGGCCATCTCTTCACCACCCTCACCGTCAGCAGCACCACGCTCTGCTCTGCCTGCAACAAGAGCATTACAGCCAAAGAGGCCCTCAGCTGCCCCA CCTGTAATGTCACCATCCACAACCGCTGCAGAGACGCCCTGCCCAACTGTGTCAAGATGAAACAGCGG CAACAGAAGCTGGCGCTGATGCGGAACAGTTCAACCTATGGTGGGACGGTGACACTGCGGAATAAAA CACATTTGAAAGAGAGGCCTAGCTCGGCCATCTATCCGTCCGACAGCCTCCGTCAGTCATTGCTTGGCTCCCGCCGTGGACGGTCCTCCCTTTTACTCTCCAAGAGCGTATCCACCAATAACATTGCAGG gactCTCAGTGATGACTCTCCCTTGGGGCTGCGCAGGATCTTGTCGCAATCCACAGACTCTCTAAACTTCAAGAGCAGAACCATGTCTATGGAATCGCTGAATGACGATG GAGAACTGTACTACAACTCCATGCTGGAAGGGTTGGATGTCGAGGGGCCGGACTTTGAGGCAGATTCCTGGAGTATGGCTGTCGACTCAACCTACCTACAAGCCCACCGCAAAGATGTTATCAAGAGGCAAGATGTCATTTatg AGTTGATCCAAACAGAGCTGCACCACGTGCGGACACTACGTATCATGGAGTGTGTGTTTCGGCGTGGGATGCTGGAGGAGGTGCAGTTGGAGCCGGGCGTGGTTCACGCGCTGTTTCCGTGCCTGGAGCGTCTTTTAACCCTGCACATTCGCTTCCTCAACCAGCTGCTTGATCGCCGCAGGCAGTGCTTGCAGCCGTCTAGTGGGCACAACTTCACTATCAACCATATCAGCGACCTCCTCGTGCAGCAG TTCTCAGGTCAGTGCGCTGATGAGATGAGGAAGGCCTATGCTGAATTCTGCAGCCACCACTTGAAAGCTGTTAAACTATATAAAGAACTTCTGGCAAGAGACAAGAGACTACAGTACTTTATACGG agggtGAGTAGAGTTCCTCTGTTGCGTCGTCATGGTTTCCAAGAGTGCATTCTGCTGGTTACTCAGCGCATCACTAAGTATCCTGTCCTGGTGCAGCGTATCCTCGACAACACAAAGG ACAATGCTGAGGAGGCTGCAGGTCTGGCACAGTCTTTGGCTCTGATACGGGAGCTACTGAGCAGCGTGGATCAGCAGGTGCTAGAACTGGAGCGCACACAGCGGCTGCAGGAGATCCGCTCAAGACTGGACTCACGTGCCGAGACAAAGCTCCGCTCAGGAGCGCTCTTCAGACCTGCAGAGTTGCTCCGCAGACAGCTTATCCACGACGGCACACTGCTGTGGAAGACATCCAGCTCTAGGCTGAAAG ATGTTCAGGTTCTACTGATGACTGACATACTGGTGTTTCTGCAAGAAAAAGATCAGAGATACGTCTTTGCAAGTTCG GATAAGTCTGCAGTAGTCTCATTGCAGCATCTTTTGGTAAGAGACATCGCTAATCAGGAGCGAGGGTTGTTCCTTATCAGCAGTGAGTTCAGCCCACCAGAGATGTACGAGCTCCATGCAGCTTCTAAAGATGACAGAAACACCTGGATACGTCACATAGCACAAGCTGTCAGCAg TTGTCCCTCAAGAGATGAATTCCCACTTATTGAAACTGAGGATAAGGCACTTTTGCGGAGGCTTAAAG CTGACATCCAGCAGAAGGACAGGGAGGTGTTGGAGTTGCTCCAGGAGCGAGTAACCCTGTTCTCAGATCTGGCTGAGGTCATGGGTGGTCACGAGGTCATGTTGCCGCCCAACTCCAGAAACGTCTTCAGGGCTGACACTCCTCAGGCTCCTCGAGGGGAGCAGCTACTCACTCAGGCTATTACAGAAG TGGACAGACTGACTGAGCTGTTGTTAGGCTCTGGTTTAGAGGTCTCTTTGGCTTGCAGTTCCAATGGCCACCACAATCATACAGGGGCGCTAGTGATCA ATGGACAGGAGGTATTAGTTAATGGCTCACAGGAGACTGCGTCTTCTCAG GATGGGAATGGGAATCAAGTGGAGGATAGGACACCGAGTGAG GAGATGTCTCAGAGGCTGGTGAATCTCAGTGCTCAGCTCCATGCTCTGCAG GGGGCAGTGATTCGTCAGGACTCTATTTTAGAGTTCTGCCTGCGTGAGAGCTCCGTGTCTCCGGCCGCGGCTGGTGCCCGTCCTGTGCGCTCTCTGTCGCGGGACGGAGGCAGCGATGTGGGCTCGGTGGGTGAACTGGCCCTGCTCCAGCGACAGCATAGCCTTCTGCAGGAGGAGTTGGTGCGGTTAAGAGGAGCCGAGGGGAAGCTGAAGGacagcgagagagcaagagctcAGCTAGAGAAACAGTTAAGAGATCTAAAGTCCAACACTGCTGTTCTGGGGGACAGCACAGCAGCTGCTGCTTCACAG GCTCCATCCCAgcgtaaagagagtgagactgaCCCAAACATGGACACACCACTGGTTAGTCACGCGTCTGTGGATCAGCTGGACTGCCTTCAGGATTGCAGTGATGTAGATGTAGATGTGATctcagatgatgatgatgacgatgatgatgatgaagatgttAAGGTGTCTCCACGTTCAGAGAGCCCTAGAG
- the arhgef1a gene encoding rho guanine nucleotide exchange factor 1a isoform X1 → MDTGQEKDKERQRQKTACNVTIHNRCRDALPNCVKMKQRQQKLALMRNSSTYGGTVTLRNKTHLKERPSSAIYPSDSLRQSLLGSRRGRSSLLLSKSVSTNNIAGTLSDDSPLGLRRILSQSTDSLNFKSRTMSMESLNDDGELYYNSMLEGLDVEGPDFEADSWSMAVDSTYLQAHRKDVIKRQDVIYELIQTELHHVRTLRIMECVFRRGMLEEVQLEPGVVHALFPCLERLLTLHIRFLNQLLDRRRQCLQPSSGHNFTINHISDLLVQQFSGQCADEMRKAYAEFCSHHLKAVKLYKELLARDKRLQYFIRRVSRVPLLRRHGFQECILLVTQRITKYPVLVQRILDNTKDNAEEAAGLAQSLALIRELLSSVDQQVLELERTQRLQEIRSRLDSRAETKLRSGALFRPAELLRRQLIHDGTLLWKTSSSRLKDVQVLLMTDILVFLQEKDQRYVFASSDKSAVVSLQHLLVRDIANQERGLFLISSEFSPPEMYELHAASKDDRNTWIRHIAQAVSSCPSRDEFPLIETEDKALLRRLKADIQQKDREVLELLQERVTLFSDLAEVMGGHEVMLPPNSRNVFRADTPQAPRGEQLLTQAITEVDRLTELLLGSGLEVSLACSSNGHHNHTGALVINGQEVLVNGSQETASSQDGNGNQVEDRTPSEEMSQRLVNLSAQLHALQGAVIRQDSILEFCLRESSVSPAAAGARPVRSLSRDGGSDVGSVGELALLQRQHSLLQEELVRLRGAEGKLKDSERARAQLEKQLRDLKSNTAVLGDSTAAAASQAPSQRKESETDPNMDTPLVSHASVDQLDCLQDCSDVDVDVISDDDDDDDDDEDVKVSPRSESPRDLQDIPEEGESAPEPREREASHC, encoded by the exons ATGGATACTGGccaagagaaagacaaagagagacagaggcaaaaGACCG CCTGTAATGTCACCATCCACAACCGCTGCAGAGACGCCCTGCCCAACTGTGTCAAGATGAAACAGCGG CAACAGAAGCTGGCGCTGATGCGGAACAGTTCAACCTATGGTGGGACGGTGACACTGCGGAATAAAA CACATTTGAAAGAGAGGCCTAGCTCGGCCATCTATCCGTCCGACAGCCTCCGTCAGTCATTGCTTGGCTCCCGCCGTGGACGGTCCTCCCTTTTACTCTCCAAGAGCGTATCCACCAATAACATTGCAGG gactCTCAGTGATGACTCTCCCTTGGGGCTGCGCAGGATCTTGTCGCAATCCACAGACTCTCTAAACTTCAAGAGCAGAACCATGTCTATGGAATCGCTGAATGACGATG GAGAACTGTACTACAACTCCATGCTGGAAGGGTTGGATGTCGAGGGGCCGGACTTTGAGGCAGATTCCTGGAGTATGGCTGTCGACTCAACCTACCTACAAGCCCACCGCAAAGATGTTATCAAGAGGCAAGATGTCATTTatg AGTTGATCCAAACAGAGCTGCACCACGTGCGGACACTACGTATCATGGAGTGTGTGTTTCGGCGTGGGATGCTGGAGGAGGTGCAGTTGGAGCCGGGCGTGGTTCACGCGCTGTTTCCGTGCCTGGAGCGTCTTTTAACCCTGCACATTCGCTTCCTCAACCAGCTGCTTGATCGCCGCAGGCAGTGCTTGCAGCCGTCTAGTGGGCACAACTTCACTATCAACCATATCAGCGACCTCCTCGTGCAGCAG TTCTCAGGTCAGTGCGCTGATGAGATGAGGAAGGCCTATGCTGAATTCTGCAGCCACCACTTGAAAGCTGTTAAACTATATAAAGAACTTCTGGCAAGAGACAAGAGACTACAGTACTTTATACGG agggtGAGTAGAGTTCCTCTGTTGCGTCGTCATGGTTTCCAAGAGTGCATTCTGCTGGTTACTCAGCGCATCACTAAGTATCCTGTCCTGGTGCAGCGTATCCTCGACAACACAAAGG ACAATGCTGAGGAGGCTGCAGGTCTGGCACAGTCTTTGGCTCTGATACGGGAGCTACTGAGCAGCGTGGATCAGCAGGTGCTAGAACTGGAGCGCACACAGCGGCTGCAGGAGATCCGCTCAAGACTGGACTCACGTGCCGAGACAAAGCTCCGCTCAGGAGCGCTCTTCAGACCTGCAGAGTTGCTCCGCAGACAGCTTATCCACGACGGCACACTGCTGTGGAAGACATCCAGCTCTAGGCTGAAAG ATGTTCAGGTTCTACTGATGACTGACATACTGGTGTTTCTGCAAGAAAAAGATCAGAGATACGTCTTTGCAAGTTCG GATAAGTCTGCAGTAGTCTCATTGCAGCATCTTTTGGTAAGAGACATCGCTAATCAGGAGCGAGGGTTGTTCCTTATCAGCAGTGAGTTCAGCCCACCAGAGATGTACGAGCTCCATGCAGCTTCTAAAGATGACAGAAACACCTGGATACGTCACATAGCACAAGCTGTCAGCAg TTGTCCCTCAAGAGATGAATTCCCACTTATTGAAACTGAGGATAAGGCACTTTTGCGGAGGCTTAAAG CTGACATCCAGCAGAAGGACAGGGAGGTGTTGGAGTTGCTCCAGGAGCGAGTAACCCTGTTCTCAGATCTGGCTGAGGTCATGGGTGGTCACGAGGTCATGTTGCCGCCCAACTCCAGAAACGTCTTCAGGGCTGACACTCCTCAGGCTCCTCGAGGGGAGCAGCTACTCACTCAGGCTATTACAGAAG TGGACAGACTGACTGAGCTGTTGTTAGGCTCTGGTTTAGAGGTCTCTTTGGCTTGCAGTTCCAATGGCCACCACAATCATACAGGGGCGCTAGTGATCA ATGGACAGGAGGTATTAGTTAATGGCTCACAGGAGACTGCGTCTTCTCAG GATGGGAATGGGAATCAAGTGGAGGATAGGACACCGAGTGAG GAGATGTCTCAGAGGCTGGTGAATCTCAGTGCTCAGCTCCATGCTCTGCAG GGGGCAGTGATTCGTCAGGACTCTATTTTAGAGTTCTGCCTGCGTGAGAGCTCCGTGTCTCCGGCCGCGGCTGGTGCCCGTCCTGTGCGCTCTCTGTCGCGGGACGGAGGCAGCGATGTGGGCTCGGTGGGTGAACTGGCCCTGCTCCAGCGACAGCATAGCCTTCTGCAGGAGGAGTTGGTGCGGTTAAGAGGAGCCGAGGGGAAGCTGAAGGacagcgagagagcaagagctcAGCTAGAGAAACAGTTAAGAGATCTAAAGTCCAACACTGCTGTTCTGGGGGACAGCACAGCAGCTGCTGCTTCACAG GCTCCATCCCAgcgtaaagagagtgagactgaCCCAAACATGGACACACCACTGGTTAGTCACGCGTCTGTGGATCAGCTGGACTGCCTTCAGGATTGCAGTGATGTAGATGTAGATGTGATctcagatgatgatgatgacgatgatgatgatgaagatgttAAGGTGTCTCCACGTTCAGAGAGCCCTAGAG